In a single window of the Micromonospora sp. WMMD1155 genome:
- a CDS encoding GNAT family N-acetyltransferase, whose amino-acid sequence MVAGVPELVRITEHNVEAACRLNVRPDQERYVSPVAWSLAEAYAQPEIAWPRLIVEGDEIVGFLMGFFDIEWDRPDDKRSGLWRLNIAAGQQGRGYGRYAVDAVRAEARRRGHDRVYTTWESGEDGPEGFYLKLGFRPTGETSGGQVVAARSVH is encoded by the coding sequence ATGGTGGCGGGCGTGCCCGAACTGGTGAGGATCACTGAACACAACGTGGAAGCCGCGTGCCGGCTGAACGTGCGACCCGACCAGGAGAGGTACGTGTCGCCGGTCGCCTGGTCGCTCGCCGAGGCGTACGCGCAGCCGGAGATCGCCTGGCCACGTCTGATCGTCGAGGGTGACGAGATCGTCGGCTTCCTGATGGGCTTCTTCGACATCGAATGGGACCGACCGGACGACAAACGCTCGGGCCTCTGGCGGCTCAACATCGCCGCCGGGCAGCAGGGCCGGGGCTACGGCCGCTACGCGGTGGACGCCGTCCGTGCGGAGGCCCGCCGACGAGGGCACGACCGGGTCTACACGACCTGGGAGTCGGGGGAGGACGGCCCGGAGGGGTTCTACCTCAAGCTCGGGTTCCGCCCGACCGGGGAGACCAGCGGAGGTCAGGTCGTTGCCGCCCGGTCCGTCCACTGA
- a CDS encoding bifunctional 4-hydroxy-2-oxoglutarate aldolase/2-dehydro-3-deoxy-phosphogluconate aldolase, whose protein sequence is MTTPDFDHIFGGARVMAILRGLPVAETVRLAERAWDLGIDVVEVPVATADAVPALRAAVEAGVERGRIVGAGTVLDVEQVAASADAGAAFTVAPGLDLTIADAAAARGLPHLPGVATPTEAQQALRHGLTWLKAFPAITLGPAWFKALAGPLPQLRFVATGGLDAGNAAPFLQAGVRVVAVGSALSDPSQLDRLAELALKPPTP, encoded by the coding sequence ATGACCACACCGGATTTCGACCACATCTTCGGCGGCGCCCGGGTGATGGCCATCCTGCGCGGCCTGCCGGTCGCCGAGACCGTCCGGCTCGCCGAGCGCGCCTGGGACCTCGGCATCGACGTGGTGGAGGTCCCGGTCGCCACCGCCGACGCGGTACCGGCGCTGCGCGCCGCCGTCGAGGCGGGCGTCGAGCGGGGCCGCATCGTCGGCGCGGGCACCGTGCTCGACGTCGAGCAGGTCGCCGCCTCGGCCGACGCGGGAGCCGCGTTCACCGTCGCGCCCGGGCTGGACCTGACGATCGCCGACGCCGCCGCCGCGCGGGGCCTGCCGCACCTGCCCGGTGTGGCCACCCCCACCGAGGCCCAGCAGGCGTTGCGGCACGGCCTCACCTGGCTCAAGGCGTTCCCCGCGATCACCCTGGGCCCGGCCTGGTTCAAGGCCCTCGCCGGCCCGCTGCCCCAGTTGCGCTTCGTCGCGACCGGCGGCCTCGACGCGGGCAACGCCGCCCCGTTCCTGCAGGCGGGCGTACGGGTGGTGGCGGTCGGCTCGGCCCTGTCCGACCCGAGCCAGCTCGACCGCCTCGCCGAGCTGGCCCTGAAACCCCCCACCCCCTAA
- a CDS encoding BBE domain-containing protein: MAAEGQARLPSRAADRAPVARRTAARPWPDLYHGANYPQLQQVKARWDPRDFFHHDLSVRPPGR, translated from the coding sequence ATGGCGGCTGAAGGCCAAGCCCGCCTACCATCGCGCGCCGCTGACCGAGCGCCAGTCGCACGTCGCACCGCCGCCCGCCCCTGGCCGGACCTCTACCACGGCGCCAACTACCCACAGTTGCAACAGGTCAAGGCCCGCTGGGACCCCCGCGACTTCTTCCACCACGACCTGTCGGTACGACCACCCGGCCGATGA
- a CDS encoding S1 family peptidase: MRRSPLAALVLSVLLLVAPGAAQAAVPDRATPADPAAVLAQVRTVGTSWGFDPASGRMTVTVDDTVAPAELTALRAAADRAGAVLRREPGTLRPLIAAGQGIYGGGARCSLGANVRSGSTYYVVTAGHCTAAAATWYADSAQTTVLGARTATSYPTNDYGLIRYTGRIAHPSAVYTYPGLLTVYGSGNAYIGQAVCRSGVTTGVRCGTVTGLNQTVNYSTGVIYGLIRTNICAEPGDSGGPLYVASTGTILGILSGGTGNCTAGGTTYYQPIAEVLAAYGLTLP, translated from the coding sequence ATGCGCCGCTCCCCGCTCGCCGCCCTCGTCCTGAGCGTTCTCCTGCTCGTCGCGCCCGGCGCGGCGCAGGCCGCCGTGCCCGACCGGGCCACCCCCGCCGACCCGGCGGCCGTGCTGGCCCAGGTGCGCACCGTGGGCACCTCCTGGGGGTTCGACCCGGCCAGCGGCCGGATGACCGTCACCGTCGACGACACAGTGGCCCCCGCCGAGCTGACGGCGCTCCGGGCCGCGGCCGACCGGGCCGGCGCGGTGCTGCGCCGCGAGCCGGGAACGCTGCGCCCCCTGATCGCGGCCGGGCAGGGCATCTACGGCGGCGGGGCGCGCTGCTCGCTCGGCGCGAACGTGCGCAGCGGCAGCACCTACTACGTGGTGACCGCCGGGCACTGCACCGCTGCCGCCGCCACCTGGTACGCCGACAGCGCCCAGACCACGGTGCTCGGCGCGCGCACCGCCACCAGCTACCCGACCAACGACTACGGCCTGATCCGCTACACCGGTCGGATCGCCCACCCGAGCGCCGTCTACACCTATCCCGGGCTGCTGACCGTCTACGGTTCCGGCAACGCGTACATCGGGCAGGCGGTGTGTCGCAGCGGTGTCACCACCGGGGTGCGCTGCGGCACCGTCACCGGGCTCAACCAGACGGTCAACTACTCCACCGGCGTGATCTACGGCCTCATCCGCACCAACATCTGCGCCGAACCGGGGGACAGCGGCGGACCGCTCTACGTGGCGTCCACCGGCACCATCCTCGGCATCCTCTCCGGCGGCACCGGCAACTGCACCGCCGGCGGCACCACCTACTACCAGCCGATCGCCGAGGTGCTGGCCGCGTACGGGCTGACGTTGCCCTGA
- a CDS encoding nucleosidase yields MNLRGTVRADRPLVVLAVGEEARYLPPDLPVLLTGMGKVNAASAVAAVLAAGPRPSLLLNLGTAGALRPGWAGIHEVATVLQHDLDTELLRSLTGETYGAPLSLATEGAVLATGDTFVADDAARDRLAQRADLVDMEGYAVAWAAAQAGVPCRLVKQVSDEAGEGAARTWRESVDACARDLAEWAGRHLG; encoded by the coding sequence GTGAATCTTCGGGGTACGGTCCGCGCCGATCGTCCGTTGGTGGTGCTCGCTGTCGGTGAGGAGGCCCGCTACCTGCCGCCCGACCTGCCGGTCCTGCTCACCGGCATGGGCAAGGTGAACGCCGCCAGTGCCGTGGCCGCGGTGCTGGCCGCCGGGCCGCGCCCCTCCCTGCTGCTCAACCTGGGTACGGCCGGGGCGTTGCGGCCCGGGTGGGCCGGCATCCACGAGGTGGCCACCGTGCTCCAGCACGACCTGGACACCGAGCTGCTGCGGTCGCTCACCGGCGAGACCTACGGGGCGCCGCTGTCGCTGGCCACCGAGGGTGCGGTGCTGGCCACCGGTGACACGTTCGTGGCCGACGACGCGGCGCGGGACCGGTTGGCGCAGCGCGCCGACCTGGTCGACATGGAGGGGTACGCGGTGGCGTGGGCCGCCGCGCAGGCCGGTGTGCCGTGCCGACTGGTCAAGCAGGTCAGCGACGAGGCGGGGGAGGGCGCGGCCCGGACCTGGCGGGAGTCGGTGGACGCGTGCGCCCGCGACCTCGCCGAGTGGGCCGGTCGACACCTCGGCTGA
- a CDS encoding low temperature requirement protein A, whose protein sequence is MTTAGTAALVRRPDGSTRATLLELLFDVVFVAALALTSTLLTENLSWSGGAKVLLMLTAIWWTWSVTSTTTEFYDPQQRPIQVILMIAMVGSVGMAASLPMVTEGHALIFAVSYVGTHVLRGIILITSLYRQRHRAATIRASRFLFWFVTSGVFWITGAADGYVNWTLWTIAILIDLLSAAARYPTPWLGRVPIDQYEHTTGHLGERYQQFVILALGDIILVPTMRVSRTDLDGVRVVSLFCAFAVMLLLWQVYVFRAGELLEAGARGGRPARVAPYTHLVMLAGVVATAASFDLVVSRPTGTTPVRWLVLLVGGPALFVVGRALFTLLVSTSVPWWRVACLIVPLLLLPWAGGWPPVLVVVAVALGLAGHVLIPGAVRETTPGVRVRRPGD, encoded by the coding sequence ATGACCACCGCAGGAACCGCGGCGCTGGTACGCCGGCCGGACGGGTCGACCCGGGCCACGCTGCTGGAGTTGCTCTTCGACGTGGTCTTCGTGGCCGCCCTCGCACTGACCTCGACGCTGCTCACCGAGAACCTGTCCTGGTCCGGCGGCGCGAAGGTGCTGCTGATGCTGACGGCCATCTGGTGGACCTGGTCGGTCACCTCCACCACCACCGAGTTCTACGATCCGCAGCAACGACCGATCCAGGTCATCCTGATGATCGCCATGGTCGGGTCGGTGGGGATGGCGGCGTCACTGCCCATGGTCACCGAGGGGCACGCGTTGATCTTCGCGGTCTCGTACGTCGGCACGCACGTGCTCCGCGGCATCATCCTGATCACGTCGCTGTACCGGCAGCGCCACCGGGCGGCCACCATCCGGGCCAGCCGGTTCCTGTTCTGGTTCGTCACGTCCGGCGTCTTCTGGATCACCGGCGCGGCGGACGGCTACGTGAACTGGACGCTCTGGACCATCGCCATCCTGATCGACCTGCTGTCCGCGGCGGCCCGCTATCCGACGCCTTGGCTGGGTCGGGTGCCCATCGACCAGTACGAACACACGACCGGGCACCTGGGCGAGCGGTACCAGCAGTTCGTCATCCTGGCCCTCGGCGACATCATCCTGGTGCCCACCATGCGGGTCAGCCGTACCGATCTCGACGGCGTCCGGGTCGTCTCGCTGTTCTGCGCGTTCGCCGTCATGCTGCTGCTCTGGCAGGTGTACGTCTTCCGGGCCGGCGAGTTGCTGGAGGCCGGGGCCCGGGGCGGGCGACCGGCACGGGTGGCCCCGTACACCCATCTGGTGATGTTGGCCGGTGTGGTCGCCACGGCGGCCTCGTTCGACCTGGTCGTCTCCCGGCCGACCGGGACGACGCCGGTCCGGTGGCTCGTGCTGCTCGTGGGCGGCCCGGCGCTGTTCGTGGTCGGCCGCGCGTTGTTCACCCTGCTGGTGTCCACGAGCGTGCCCTGGTGGCGGGTGGCCTGTCTGATCGTGCCGCTGCTGCTGCTGCCCTGGGCCGGTGGCTGGCCGCCGGTGCTGGTCGTCGTGGCCGTCGCGCTGGGGCTGGCGGGGCACGTGCTGATCCCCGGGGCGGTCCGGGAGACCACCCCGGGCGTACGGGTGCGGCGGCCCGGGGATTGA
- a CDS encoding sugar kinase, whose amino-acid sequence MPTDPRQVRSTTPAGRTPVEVAAVGETMVVLCPAPGEPLEHAERVAVSVGGAESNVAGYLARLGHRVAWVSRVGDDPFGRAVVRHVAAAGVRVDQVVVDPAAPTGMYLKDPGPEGTAVHYYRAGSAASRMDPGTLADPGLAGARVLHLSGITPALSASCLALVEHAVTARPLTGALVSFDVNHRARLWSAEQAAPVLRDLADQCDLVFVGQDEAQTLWGTADPTAVRRLLPTPETVVVKDGAVGATALRRDAEPVFVPAPRVTVVEPVGAGDAFAAGYLAGLLRDLDPVRRLRLGHLMAAQALTSSGDNAPVPPWAWFEDLLAAPVEAWSPLDLTGAPTPV is encoded by the coding sequence ATGCCGACCGACCCCCGACAGGTTCGCTCGACCACCCCGGCCGGCCGTACGCCGGTCGAGGTCGCCGCGGTGGGGGAGACGATGGTGGTGCTCTGCCCCGCGCCCGGTGAGCCGTTGGAGCACGCCGAACGGGTCGCCGTCTCGGTGGGCGGCGCGGAGTCCAACGTGGCCGGTTACCTGGCCCGGCTGGGGCACCGGGTGGCCTGGGTGAGCCGCGTCGGCGACGACCCCTTCGGCCGGGCGGTGGTCCGGCACGTCGCCGCCGCCGGCGTCCGGGTGGACCAGGTGGTCGTGGACCCCGCCGCCCCCACCGGCATGTACCTGAAGGACCCGGGCCCGGAGGGGACCGCGGTGCACTACTACCGGGCCGGGTCGGCGGCCTCCCGGATGGACCCGGGCACGCTGGCCGATCCGGGGCTGGCCGGTGCCCGGGTGCTGCACCTGTCCGGGATCACCCCGGCGCTCTCCGCCTCCTGCCTGGCGCTCGTCGAGCACGCGGTGACCGCCCGCCCGCTGACGGGCGCACTGGTCAGCTTCGACGTGAACCACCGGGCCCGGCTGTGGTCCGCCGAGCAGGCCGCACCGGTGCTGCGTGACCTCGCCGACCAGTGCGACCTGGTCTTCGTCGGTCAGGACGAGGCGCAGACGCTGTGGGGCACCGCGGACCCGACGGCCGTACGCCGGTTGTTGCCCACCCCGGAGACGGTGGTGGTCAAGGACGGCGCGGTGGGCGCCACCGCGTTGCGCCGCGACGCCGAGCCGGTCTTCGTACCCGCGCCCCGGGTGACCGTGGTCGAGCCGGTCGGTGCGGGAGACGCGTTCGCCGCCGGCTACCTGGCCGGGTTGCTGCGCGACCTCGACCCCGTGCGGCGGTTGCGCCTCGGCCACCTGATGGCGGCGCAGGCGTTGACCAGCAGCGGCGACAACGCCCCGGTCCCGCCGTGGGCCTGGTTCGAGGATCTGCTCGCCGCCCCCGTCGAGGCGTGGTCGCCGCTCGACCTGACCGGCGCGCCGACGCCGGTCTGA